AGCCGAAGTTCTTTACTAAAAAAATCTTGTAGCTCACTATATTGAGCCAGCTTTTTCGCTTTTGTTGCCATAATCTTGTAGATGTCAGAACCCACAAGATAGGCAACATGGCGGAAAAGCTTTTTTGTCATGTACTTAGACAAATATTTTCCTAATACTAACTATATAGACTTAATTGATGAGCGCATACATGATTTTGTTCCCAGAGAACGAGATGAGCATATTAATCCAGATATGATTTGTCCTACGATCATCAAAATTTTTATTCGTATAAAAGAGCATTTAGAAATTGATATTCCCTACTTTCATCTAAAACTGGAAGCTACTGAACAATTTACCTCTCCAGGACTACAACAATACATGTATCCGGGTGGTGAAAATACTTTGCGGGCCTACTTTTTAGCCACCTGGCAACAAGTTCCTATGGATAAATTTGTCCTTGCACTTGAAGATATGGGACAAAAATCTGCACTCTTTTCTGCTCGCTTTGTTGTAAAGAATAATGGCGAGGTGTCTGGCATTCATCTTTCACCAACGCAACCTTATTTCATCTACCAAGCATTCGAAAAAGTTCTGAGAGGGATGGCAAAATGGAAGCGCCCATCCCTGTCTCAAGGGCGAGGTGCAGGTCGGCAGTTGCCACCGATTAGTGTACAGTATGGAGTGGTATTGGAGGTGGTGCATGATTAATGACACCATGCACCAATAGCACTCACCACCTCGCGTTGGGTGGTTCCGCCTGCGGGACGGTTCAGTAATTGTCCTTTCACGACCAGGGCTGAGGAGCCGCCGCCATCCAAATTCATGGCTCGGATAGCACCAGTACTGCGCATCAAGTCTCCAAGTTCGGTCAAGGAGACCCCACGGCTTACGGCTTGACGTCCATCTACGATCATCAACACCACAGAGCCATCCGGTTTTATACCGACTGCACTTCGAGGATGGACATTGGGAATAGATGTGCGCCAGAACAATTCGTCCATTGCGGTATAAACCGTTTTGTTGTCCCAAACGATCATGGGGCCTGCGCCGATGGCTTCTCGGACATGCCAACGTTGGGACGGCTTAGGCTTGGGCTTGGAGGAAACGTGCCCAATGAAGTTTGGAAGCGGACGCGCCCATCGGTAAACAGTGCTGCTATCTGAAGTGGCCCACGCCAATTCTGCATCTCCTTCGGCGGTAAGACCCATGGCGGCACGGCTAACATGGTACCATATCTCGTTTTGTTCTAAAAGCCCTGTTGCAGGCCACAGGATTTGGCCGTTCGTCATCAGCAAGCCCACATGGTCGGCAGGTTTTTTGTTCATCGTAAAATATCCTGCATTCAAGAGGACGCACGCCTCGGTTCTGGAGGCAAATTGAGAGGCCGTTTCTCGACGGTCTTCGGGGTCTTGGGCGGCCAATATGCGCATGGGCAAACGCCCTTGCTTGGGCTGGATGTGTACATACCAAGCCCGAAGTGGAGCCTCCGGATGCACACCATCAAAAACCCGAATATGTGCGGGTAGTTGATAGTTGAGGCTATCCATCGGCTGCCAGTGTAGCCTAAGCGGCGGGGTTCCGGCCATGTCTTTCAGCGCAGGAAATTGCGGCGAACAACCAAAAAAGGTCCATAAAAACAAGAGAAGCGCACAAGGTCTCATTGCGAAGAGATGGCTGAGGGTTAAGTTTGTGGTCAAAAGTACGGCAAAACGATATGAGAAGCCTTATTTTATTCCAAGAGATCAAAACGCCGCATTTTCGTATCGTAACGTTATACATGCCAACCATCGAAGTCCTTAACATAGCCCTTGTGGCACAAGGTATTCTGATGTCCTTTTTCTTTTTGGGGATGAAAGGGGCAAGATGGAGTAATGCCTATTTATTTGCCGTTTTTGGGCTTCAATCGGCTAACTTTGGTCTTGGATTGCTCAAATCTAACCACGTTTGGGTTCATGCACCGTATTTGCTCGATGTGAATTTAGTCACGATTCCGATTGTGCGGATCCTTGTGTATTTTTATGCCTTAAGACTCGTGGGGAAGCCTATTGGATACGGATGGCAAATGTGGGTACATTGGCTCATTCCTTTGACCTATTTTTTGTTCTTTACAGGCTACGACGTCCTTTTTACACCTCCGGAAAGGATGTTGGAAATGGCGCAGCAGTATGGGCGTGCCGGAGAAAGAACCAGTCGGTATCTCTTTTTTAACGTAAGCTATTTATTTGTTTTTATTGGCTATACAATAGCCTCTATCTTTCAGTTGCATGTATATCTAAAAGCAGCGAGGGATTGTTTTTCTGATGCACGGCGTTTTCATGCAAAGTGGGTGTATGATTTATTGTGGATCAAATTGGTGGCTTTTTTGGTGTTTTTATGTCTGATTGCCGTCCTACAACGTCCGGTGTTGATGCAAATAAATACCGCCATTTTTATGATTCCCGCCATTCTATACGTAATGTGGCGCAACATCACCAAGCCTATTATGGTAATGCCCCTTTCGCTGGCGCCTCAAACCTTGCAAGCCGAAATACGGAATAATGGCTCGGATGGCTCCACCTTAGAAGTGGCTTCGCAATCTGTTCCTTCGCTGCCTTCTGAAACCCGGCAACCTTCCCGCGAAGCAGAATTTGCGCGGATTCTTCAGGCCCTTGAGACTGAAGAAGTTTTTCGGGATGTGGACCTAACTGTCTCGAAACTGGCCGATAAATTGAGCCTAAGGGCCTATGTGGTTTCTCAGGCCATCAACCGCGAGGCAGGAAAATCCTTTTTTGAGTTTGTGAATCAATACCGTGTGGAGGCAGCAAAGGTTCAGCTCTTAGATTCATCTATGCAGCACCTAAGTATTGAAGCCATAGCAGAAACCTGCGGTTTTAGTTCAAGAACGGCCTTCTATGAAGCCTTTAAACGTCATACGGGGCTTACACCAGCACGTTTTCGAAAGCAGGGCGTTGCTTGAAGACCCAAAAAGTTCATCCGTGTTTTTCGTTCCCTTTAACCGAAGTTCATTATCTTCAATTATCCAACATCGCACGGCTCCTTAAAAACCAGAACGTGCGAACCATCACGCAACACCCAAACAACCCCGGTTGAACACCATGGTAACACAACAAGACGTACAGGCAATGGCTTCTTTGGCCCGTTTACGCCTGACGGAAGAAGAAGTGCAGCACTATCAGCACGACTTGAACCGGATTTTGGCATATATGGATCAGTTAAACGAGGTGGATACGGCGGGCGTTGCACCGATGACCCACCTCCAAGACTGGGGTAACGTATTGCGCGAAGATGTCCACTTAAGCCGCATCACCCACGAAGACGCCTTGAAAAATGCGCCCGACGCCGATGCCGACTATTTCCGTGTACCCAAAGTGATCGAATAATTCACCTTTTCAATTCAGTGACCCCATTATGGCCAAGTCCAATCGCCCTGCCCGATCTGTATCCGAGCCTACGCCGGCAACTTCCCGCGCAAACCGCCCCCCCCAGGGATCGCCTAAAAACTCCTTTTGGGAGGGCCTCTCTGAACCTACGCAGCACCTTATTTGTGCTGCACTGATGCTATTGGTAGCGGTCGTGTTTTTCTCGGCCACCACTTTTGGCGACAAGTCATTGGTCGGATCAGACGTGGTGCACGCCCGCGCTATGGCCAAGTCTGCTTTAGACTTTGAGGCACAAACCGGAGAACAAACACTCTGGATTCCAAATGGTTTTGGTGGAATGCCTGCGTATTCGGTGTATTATCCCGTGAGTATTCCACAAATGGACACCATTGTCCGAAGCCTCAATCAATTCTTGGCCTTTCCGTTTGTGCCATTCTTGATTATGTTGTTTGGGATGTACTGGTTGGGGTTTTACCTGACAAAAGATAAATTATTGGGGCTTTTTGGGGCCTTTGCCTATAGCCTTACCACCTACCTACCCCTGATTTTATTGGCCGGGCACAATACCAAATTCTCCACCTTGGCTTGGACGCCCTGGCTAATTTTGGCTTTTTTGCATGTACTCCGATACCCCAAACTGCTCTCTGGCCTGCTGTTTGCCGCTGCGCTTGCGGTTAATCTGCGTTCTAACCACATCCAGATTACCTACTATGTGGCCTTTATATTGGGCGTATGGTGGATTTTTGAAGCCATTTCCGCCGGACGAAAAGGCGAAACCAAGTCATTTGGCATTGCCACTGGTTTATTGGTTATGGGTGTGCTATTGGCCGTTCTAATGGTAGCACAACCCTATTGGCCACTGGCCGAGTACAAGGCATTTACCACACGCGGGGCTTCGGAAGGAGGTGGTTCGGGTGCTTTAGACTGGACTTATGCCATGAATTGGAGTCAAGGATGGGGTGAACTTTGGACATTGCTCTTTTCACGGGCGTATGGAGGCGGATCGCAAGAAGCGTATTGGGGTGCAAAAATCTTTACAGGCGGCCCCCATTACATAGGTGGCATTGTTATCCTGCTTGCGGTTTTTGCACTGCTCTGGTCGCGTAAACAGGTGGTTTGGGCATTGGGGACTGGAACGTTGCTCACGGTCTTGTTTGCACTGGGGCAAAATGCGGCATTCATCAACGAGCCCATGTTCCATTATTTCCCCCTTTTTAACGCTTTCCGCGTTCCCGAAACGTGGCTGATTATCTCGGTGATGGGCTTGGTCTTATTGGCGGTCTTGGGACTAAAGCAGGCGCTTCAGCCACACCCGACAGGCAAGACCGATCCGAAACCATTGTATTACACCATAGGTGGTATGGTAGCCTTGATGTTGATACTCATCTTGTTCAAATCCGCCCTGTTTACATTTGAAAAGCCCAACGAGACCGAAGAAATCGCCAAAATGATGGTGCAACAATACCGTCAACAAGGACAGGAAATAGACCTAGCAACAGCACGTACCGAAGCCCCGCAATATATCGCACAATTTCGCGAAGACCGCCTCGAAGGCTATCAGTCTGATGCCCTCCGCACGTTGTTTTTTATTGTGCTGGCAGGTCTCTTGCTCATTTTAGC
This Bacteroidetes Order II. bacterium DNA region includes the following protein-coding sequences:
- a CDS encoding phosphodiester glycosidase family protein, with protein sequence MRPCALLLFLWTFFGCSPQFPALKDMAGTPPLRLHWQPMDSLNYQLPAHIRVFDGVHPEAPLRAWYVHIQPKQGRLPMRILAAQDPEDRRETASQFASRTEACVLLNAGYFTMNKKPADHVGLLMTNGQILWPATGLLEQNEIWYHVSRAAMGLTAEGDAELAWATSDSSTVYRWARPLPNFIGHVSSKPKPKPSQRWHVREAIGAGPMIVWDNKTVYTAMDELFWRTSIPNVHPRSAVGIKPDGSVVLMIVDGRQAVSRGVSLTELGDLMRSTGAIRAMNLDGGGSSALVVKGQLLNRPAGGTTQREVVSAIGAWCH
- a CDS encoding AraC family transcriptional regulator; amino-acid sequence: MRSLILFQEIKTPHFRIVTLYMPTIEVLNIALVAQGILMSFFFLGMKGARWSNAYLFAVFGLQSANFGLGLLKSNHVWVHAPYLLDVNLVTIPIVRILVYFYALRLVGKPIGYGWQMWVHWLIPLTYFLFFTGYDVLFTPPERMLEMAQQYGRAGERTSRYLFFNVSYLFVFIGYTIASIFQLHVYLKAARDCFSDARRFHAKWVYDLLWIKLVAFLVFLCLIAVLQRPVLMQINTAIFMIPAILYVMWRNITKPIMVMPLSLAPQTLQAEIRNNGSDGSTLEVASQSVPSLPSETRQPSREAEFARILQALETEEVFRDVDLTVSKLADKLSLRAYVVSQAINREAGKSFFEFVNQYRVEAAKVQLLDSSMQHLSIEAIAETCGFSSRTAFYEAFKRHTGLTPARFRKQGVA
- the gatC gene encoding Asp-tRNA(Asn)/Glu-tRNA(Gln) amidotransferase subunit GatC; protein product: MVTQQDVQAMASLARLRLTEEEVQHYQHDLNRILAYMDQLNEVDTAGVAPMTHLQDWGNVLREDVHLSRITHEDALKNAPDADADYFRVPKVIE
- a CDS encoding YfhO family protein; its protein translation is MAKSNRPARSVSEPTPATSRANRPPQGSPKNSFWEGLSEPTQHLICAALMLLVAVVFFSATTFGDKSLVGSDVVHARAMAKSALDFEAQTGEQTLWIPNGFGGMPAYSVYYPVSIPQMDTIVRSLNQFLAFPFVPFLIMLFGMYWLGFYLTKDKLLGLFGAFAYSLTTYLPLILLAGHNTKFSTLAWTPWLILAFLHVLRYPKLLSGLLFAAALAVNLRSNHIQITYYVAFILGVWWIFEAISAGRKGETKSFGIATGLLVMGVLLAVLMVAQPYWPLAEYKAFTTRGASEGGGSGALDWTYAMNWSQGWGELWTLLFSRAYGGGSQEAYWGAKIFTGGPHYIGGIVILLAVFALLWSRKQVVWALGTGTLLTVLFALGQNAAFINEPMFHYFPLFNAFRVPETWLIISVMGLVLLAVLGLKQALQPHPTGKTDPKPLYYTIGGMVALMLILILFKSALFTFEKPNETEEIAKMMVQQYRQQGQEIDLATARTEAPQYIAQFREDRLEGYQSDALRTLFFIVLAGLLLILAKLDKIPAWTAKLALSILVLADLWGVASRYYTNDLLKPKTNVEEQAAAQIIPGIDDWIQERVKTAGGAGHFRTFPMALDPFQDGRTPFFYETVSGYSAAKLRVYQDYQDHVLQDKEGRINMTGLDLMAVRYIIARGILPGTKPVQVAQDSSMLILERENPMPRAWLVSETKTVNTPQEKWRLLQDPTFNPRKTALVAKDPGLKTAPFDSLGRQTSVKLKSFTANRIEWKVQTDAPRLMVASEIYYPAGWAATVDGNPSEIIQTNHILRGVAVPAGSHTVVMTFIPERHFVSKTIAGGATVLCYGGILLLLGLALMRRRKEAKEKY